A genomic window from Silene latifolia isolate original U9 population chromosome 11, ASM4854445v1, whole genome shotgun sequence includes:
- the LOC141614251 gene encoding protein FAR1-RELATED SEQUENCE 5-like: MGMVMLFFSFVSGIITVFVHLEINSFKKKHRHLHLYHKKTIIDHSRVNHGPTRAFRNVKEYVDGYENVGAQLVDFKNFGRDIKCFIGDRDAQLFVNYFEDKRDTTEGFYFAYEVDYGKCLVRAFWCDAESRRNYALFGDYITYDPTYSTNKYCMFFTPFTGVDHHKRSVTFASVLLFHEDEYSFTWVFQKFLDAMGQREPHYFQVEASAFICSLSVGGFTPPANGIELIGIADARTQKTCQVVYNSLTNDVECSCKLFNRKGIICRHIIWVYSGKQVHTLPDKYILMRWTKNAHKIPLYGPHGELIEDFDATDLRKMERVQVMVRVLHDHQCAQECVYEGHQ; this comes from the exons ATGGGGATGGTTATGTTGTTTTTCAGTTTCGTGAGTGGCATAATCACCGTCTTTGTTCACTTAGAAATCAACAGTTTCAAAAAAAAACACAGGCACCTCCATCTTTACCATAAAAAGACAATTATTGATCATTCAAGGGTTAACCATGGCCCAACAAGGGCATTTAGAAATGTCAAGGAATATGTAGATGGCTATGAGAATGTTGGAGCTCAACTGGTTGATTTTAAGAATTTTGGAAGGGATATCAAATGTTTCATAGGAGACCGGGATGCTCAACTGTTTGTTAACTATTTTGAGGATAAACGTGATACCACTGAAGGTTTTTACTTTGCTTATGAGGTGGATTATGGGAAATGTTTGGTTCGTGCATTTTGGTGTGATGCAGAGTCTCGTAGAAATTATGCTTTGTTTGGTGATTACATCACTTACGATCCAACTTACAGTACGAATAAGTATTGTATGTTTTTCACTCCTTTTACTGGCGTAGACCACCACAAAAGGTCAGTTACTTTTGCTTCTGTCTTGCTATTTCATGAGGATGAATATTCGTTCACGTGGGTCTTTCAAAAGTTCCTTGATGCTATGGGACAGCGAGAGCCACACT ATTTTCAAGTAGAAGCTTCTGCTTTTATTTGTTCCCTTAGTGTTGGTGGCTTCACACCACCTGCAAATGGTATAGAGTTAATTGGTATTGCAGATGCCAGAACGCAGAAGACCTGCCAAGTTGTCTACAATTCTCTAACCAATGATGTTGAATGTTCTTGCAAGTTGTTCAACAGGAAGGGTATTATTTGTAGACACATTATCTGGGTTTACTCTGGAAAACAAGTACACACTTTGCCCGATAAATACATTCTTATGCGGTGGACCAAGAATGCACACAAGATCCCTCTTTATGGTCCACATGGTGAGTTAATTGAGGATTTTGATGCCACTGATTTAAGAAAGATGGAAAGGGTGCAAGTTATGGTCAGAGTTCTACACGACCATCAGTGTGCTCAAGAATGTGTCTACGAAGGACATCAATGA